The nucleotide sequence TGTTTAACGTTTAAATTTGTATAGTTTTATATCAAATAACTAAGACGCACTCCATCAATAACCGGTCTTCGTATGCCTGCACTGCATTGTGCCTCTAAGAAATGTTCCCCAACTTGTTGATGCCTATAGGATACTATATGTTGGTCACGTGTAATGTTACACATATCACGCCAAACGGTACAAGTATTCAtttttcagcttcttcaatttttaaCACTTCTGGCGAACATTAAAAGTCTTTTGATATGTAACTAATAAGTTGAATCATATacatgaagaagaaaagaaacactCTTCCGCTGGATCGCTTTTTCATTACGGTGTGCAATCACGTTCTCGTATATAATTTCGGGTAATATAGCCATACCAAGTGCCAAAAATTGGGTTTGAAGCGACTGTATATTACCGAGGTTTTAACTTATTTCTCCATTTGCCGGAAAATTCTTTTGTGATACACTAAAACCATCGATATGCCTACTATCTCTGTAAACAAGAAGCAGTTATTCGAATTGTTGGGGAAGAACTACACCaatgaagaatttgatgaacTATGTTTCGAATTTGGTGTTGAATTAGATGAAGACACTACCGAAGAagctttgaagaatggtGAAGAACCGGAATtaaaaattgaaattggtGCTAACCGTTATGATTTACTTTGTATTGAAGGTATCGCCCAATCTTTAAACGAATTCTTGGGTAGAGCTGAAACTCCTGAATACAAATTAAGCAAGCCAACTACCAAACTCTACATCGAGGAACCAACTTCCCAAATCAGAAGTTACGCATGTGCTGCCATCTTGAGAAACTTGACTTTCACCGAAGCTAACTATGCTTCTTTCATTTCTCTACAAGATAAGCTTCACTCTAACTTATGTAGAAACAGAACTTTGGTTGCTATTGGTACTCACGATTTGGATACTATTAAGGGTCCTTTCCATTACAGAGCTCAAAAGCCAACTGACATTAAGTTCGTCCCTCTCAATCAGACCAAAGAGTACAATGGTGCTGAGTTGATTGAATTGTACAAGCAAccagaacaaaagaataacTTGGGACGTTTTGTTCATATCATTGAGAATTCTCCAGTTTACCCAGTTATCTATGACGATAACGGTGTCGTTTGTTCTCTACCACCTTTGATTAACTCTGAGCACTCGAAGATTACTTTAGACACCAAAAATGTCTTCATTGAAGTCACTGCTACCGATAGAACAAAGGCTGAAATCGTGTTGGAACAAATTGTCGCGATGTTCTCTCGTTACTGTGCAGAACAATTTACTGTTGAACCAGTGGAAATTGTTTCTGAACACAACAATGAATCAAGGATTACTCCAAATGTTAAGCCAAGAACTATGGATGTTAAGGTGGACTACATAAACTCTTGTCTAGGACTCACTCTTTCTCCAGAggaaatttcaaaatacttgaaaaagTTATCTTTGAAAGCAACTCCATCCGCAGAAGACAAGAACATCTTACATGTTGACATTCCAATTACCAGATCTGATATTCTTCATCCATGTGATATTATGGAGGATGCTGCTATTGGTTATGGTTACAACAGTTTGCCAAAGGGTAACCAATTGTCTAATGCAAACTTTGTTGCATCACCATTGCCTATCAACAAAATCTCTGATATTCTAAGGATCGCTTCCTCTCAAGCTTCATGGTTAGAAGTTTTGCCATTAACGCTTTGTTCCCATgatgaaaacttcaaaaacttaaggattgaagatgataacACAAAGGCTGTTAAATTAGCTAACCCAAAGACCTTAGAATACCAAGTTGTGAGAACTAGTTTATTGCCAGGTATCCTGAAAACTGTTAAGGAAAACAGAAAGCATTCCTTGCCAATCAAGGTCTTTGAAACTGGTGATATCGTCCTAAAGGATGATAAGCtagaaagaaaagcttTCAATCAACGTCATTGGGGTGCCATTTACGTTGGTAAAACCGCGTCGTTTGAAATCATACAAGGTCTACTAGGAAAAATCATGCAAACTTTCAGAACTCAGTGGCTTCCTGATTACGGTGCAAACTCAACAGGTAGAGGTTATTGGATTGAAAAGGATGAATCATTGAAGACTTACTTCCCAGGTAGAGGCGCTAAAATCATGTTTAGACACAAGGAAGGTGAACAAGCTAAGGAAATTGGCCACATTGGTGTTTTGCACCCCGAAGTTATGATTAATTTTGATATCCCTTATGCTGGTTCTTACGTCGAGCTTAATGCTGAGGCTTTCTTATAGATCATTAATATAACGCTCATAAAAATTTAATGTCAattctatatattttgatatAGGTGTGAAAATATTTATATCGAGCAATCATTCAGAAATTAATAGATGTATCAACTCTGTGCTTCATACattaatattttcatttggaGAATGATCTCTATTTTTCTGGGGTATTTCTGCCGATTCTGATGattctttttccaatttgtcattgtcattgtcattgtcattgtcattgtcattgtcattaATTGGCTCTTCATTAGACGAGTTAAACTTAGCTTCAGCATTTACTCCCACTTCTGATGACTCTGTAGTTTTATCCTTCAATGTTTGCTCATACATTTGCTGCCATTCGTTCTTGGGTGGCTTGAACCATGAACTTCTGGAATACCATttgtgcttcttcttcttagagTTGGATTGGTCAGAAAGTTTTTCCTGTGCAGATTCAAGCTCTGCCACTAATTTTCTCTCTCTGGCAACCTGTTCTGGATCGATAGGATCATCGATTTCCACGAACTCTTCACTTAACACAGATATTCCGACAGATTTTAGAATTTTTGGCATCATTTTTCTATAACTCATATGTCCATCAACAAATTCGCTGCAATCAACATTTTCAATGTCCGGGATATTTTTGATAGGTGATATACCTGCAACAGTACTTAATCCTCCACCAGTAGCTCTGAAAAGATACCCTAAAATCCAATCCCTGTTAGAATATCCATTGATAAAACGCCCACTAACAACTGAACGAGCTAGAATCATTTCATCTCTTTTATACACTACAGGAGATCCAAAGAGGTAAACATTTTCTACAATTCCTATAGCGCCATGTTTAGCCAATTCAACTAAACAGGAGTAGATAACACGAGAACCTAATGAAAAGCCAACCAAGGTTATTGGTCTATCACCTAGGTTTTTTGCCATTAGGGTATCTGCAAGAACCAGCCCAGCAGCCCATGCTCTATCGAGAGAAACGTTCCATGGATTGTCAATTAGGTATCCTAATTTAGAAAGCATATTGGGTAGAGTTATAGCAGCCATTAAAGCTGTCAAAACTGTAGCACCCAAAATTTGTTGGATTGTTTGTGTAACAATCTCACTTGCTAAAATACTCATTGTTTGACCTGTTGAACGAAGCATGTCTGGCTCCCAGTATAATGAGTACAAGTCCCCATTAATGGGGTCTACGGTACTAAAAGGTAATCTGACATCATCTTCGTTACCGTTCATCCAGCCTGATACAGATATGATTAAATTTAAACGACGATTGTTGTGTAAAGGTCTAAATTCAAATGTCCTCACACTtcccattcttctttgcatGGCAGAAGTACCGATTTTAGCACCAATAGCAGTACTTGACACCGCAACAACAGTTGTCCCTCCTGCCCCAGTAAGAAATCCTGCTGCACCTGTGATACCAATGGTAGATAGCCCTGCTGCAAAACCCGCACCAATGACAGGAGCTAACAAACCACCACTCAAACCTAAAACTAATGATCCTCCTAGGGTTGCCAATCCAATATAGCACATTTTTTTACGTTTGACAGCTTTCCTTCTTTTATCCATATGAGTTTTTTCGTCCCAAACTTGATCCTCTGTGCACTGCTCTAGTTCAAGAGCATCGATTATCCTTTTCTCAAATTGACAAATCTCTATAGGTTCTATGTTCAAAAGTTCGCCAAATCTTATTAGtaaacttcttgatctaGCATCATAATGGGAATCCTGTACTAACAATAGGAAAAGATCACAAATAATAGTCCAAGCCACGTCAATATCTAAATTCTCAGAATTCATAATACCCTTATCAGACTGTGATTCAGTTTTGAGCTCTGGAACTTCTTCCGCCTTGGGTAAGGGATTTTGAATGCGCTGAACGACCTTCAAACACTTGCATAAATCAGAAAGTTCAATTCCGTCATTAGATAGTCTTGAGAGcattttgatttcttctggatcaaCATCTAAATGTGTGTATAACCTattcaatatcaatgaTTTCCAATGACCCATATTCTTTTGTAATACTTGTAATCTCTTAGCtaacttctttttagaCGTAACATTATTGGATGATAAGGCTATAGAAACAAGCCAAGTACACATATCATTAATGAGAACAGTAACGGAAGCAACATATGCAaatttttccttttcattcAATAGTTCTTTGGTTACGGATAATTGCTCTGAAGTTGTGATATCCTTTGTGTGAATTgcctcttcttcgtcatcctcttcgtcgtcgtcaGAAAGAAGTTTGAGATCAGTGCTTGCAGTGCTCTTGGTCTCCGAACGAGGAAGTGAAACATTGGATCCTCCTAATTTCTTATgattaaacaaaaagtcTGTACGTTTATTAGTCATAAAAGACCTTTGGGCCTGCTCTTCGCCATCAACCTTGGTATATCCAAATGTACTATTCGGTGTCTGTGGTGGTTGGTTTTGTTCATTTACGGATACAGAGTTTGGGGGTTTCGTCATACCCTCCAAAACAAGATTTCCAGATTcatcatatatatcataAGAGGCTATTGTGGTTACAGGCTGCCATTCGAGTGAGCTGTCGGATTCCGCACCTGACTCAACTCCTTCGTCTTTAACAGACTGTTCGACAGTCTCAGTGCGTCGTAGCTCTGTGCTTGTTGGTTCACCAGTCTCCTTATCTGACGTAGTATCATTACTAAGTTCAGGGATATTGTTATTAGTCTCTATTACGTCCACGTTGGGACTCTCTTGCGGGATATCAACGGATTTGTGCCTCCTTGTGATCTTGAGTTCTTTTAAGGCAAATCCAAGATCCTCCTCCCCATCCTTCTCTTTGCCTTTAGCCATTGAAAGTGTGGTTATTTGTTGCCTGTAGCTAGTAATGTCCCTGCAGTATTCCTTTTCTCTAAATGGCGCATCAAGAAGGCGTTGTACCCGAAAATACTCAATGTTATTGTTTAACGAACAGCATCGATGCTTGCTTACATACAATACAATTCATATTCAGTAGCGCCGCCTTTTAAGGTCGTGAGGAAATTAAGGATTGGACTCGTGGGACTGTTTCATGGTGTGTTGATTCTTTAGAATGTTTTTAAGTTGCACCCATACATCCACAATTCATTTTAACgttttttaattattttcattttagGAAATATTAAATAGTTTTTGTTCATTTTTCACTTGTTCTTGTACGTTTCATGAAACTCATCGTTCATGtatgaattgaaaaaatccaaagatATAGAGAAACATTACAATTCATTTAGGTTTCCCGTATTCATTTCAATACTGTTAGTTGAATTTTAAAGGAATTCATAAACCAAGCACAACCACTGATACtcaataataacaatggCTCCAAACGTATGTGCAAATCAATCTGTCTAACAGACACTTGTTTAAAGTGAATTGGTTCTTTTCTGCTAAATTAAAATAATGCTCCAAACACTGAATGAAAGATTCAGTTCAAGACGTCAATATGACGTTTTTAGAAATTATGGCTATGCTGTTTTTTAATTATTCATTCCTCATCAATCGTCTGGATGATTGTTAATAGCAGTAGGCTGGTTTATTTTTGTACAAGAGTTTTCAGGGGATCGTTGTTTCTCTAGCCGAAGGATaatgttttctttggcTAAGCTACGTTCGAGACCTTGTCTGACATTGTTAACAAAAAATTATGTGCCCAATGATACTAACAAgtttaatttttaattAGACCGCTAGAAAGCAAAAGATCACCAAGACCTTCACTGTTGATGTCTCTTCTCCAACTGAAAACGGTGTCTTCGACCCAGCTTCTTACGCTAAGTTCTTGATTGACCACATCAAGGTTGACGGTCACGTCGGTAACTTGGGTCAAGCTATCACTGtcgaagaagatggttCCGTTGTTACTGTTGTTTCTACCACCAAGTTCTCTGGTAAGTACTTGAAGTACTTGACTAAGaagtacttgaagaagaaccaattGAGAGACTGGATCAGATTTGTTTCCACCAAGACCAACGAATACAAGTTGGCCTTCTACCAAATcactccagaagaagaagaagaagacgaagaataaattctttaaaaagGGATTTATAACTTTTGGGctttctttatttctttcttttcaatagcATTTTTGATTCATGACCTTACTGTCGAGGTGTTTTATCTATCATTATTGTGAATGGCTGTAGACAATTGCAGTGCTTGGCTTATTCACAATGTGTTTTGTACTATAAATGTGTAGTTTAACGGCAGTTCTTTCGtgaattttaattttttagGTTTTGTATATTAATTTAATGACTACTTCAGGTTAATAAAATCAATAAATCAAGTCCTAAATGTTGCATTAAGTACGTATCCTAATAGGAGCAATAGCAATGTAATTGATTGTCAAGAGAGGACTGGTTGTATTTATGAGCATAGAATACaggattttttttaagttttgGTACTGAAACTGTAAATTCAATTtagaaattcaaaaatgacGAATAATATCTTACTCTATTTTACAGATAGACAATTCACTATAACAGCGCCAAGCCTCTTATGGTACGTAGAATTTATAGAATAATGCACCTAATACTATTAAGTGCAGGATTTTATGGGCCTAAAGTTACACTTCCGTTTTCTCAACTTCGGAGCTAGTGTTTTGAGAAACGTCTTCAACTGCTGCAGCATCTTGTTTTCTGGACTTTTCCACATCTTCTCCAACATATAGCACATTGTTACATCTGATAAATATATCCCCTACTGTACCACTTGAAACATCATTGACAATCTCTTCTGCATCTGTCAACTGAAGATTGAAATATGTATCGACTGACACAAGTTTCCCTTTATATTGCatcttgttgaactttAGACTTACTATCACATCTTTGTCTATCAGTTGGTGTAAAAATGGCTTTGGATTGATTGGTTTAAATTCATCGGAGTCCTGGTTAATAGAAGTATCAGAggttagttagttagtaatttgttttataaTTGTATTCTCATTACCCAAGGTAAAAAACCCCAAGAATGATGCTAAATTTATGAGAACGAAGAGGAGATCATTCACAACATACCATTGTAATTATAATGTGTTGAAAACTGTTTGGCGAGGAGAACTTCTATTGCACTCGTCGCTATAGCTATAACCTTCTAAAAGCATTACGAATATTTCTTATAATTTGATTGATACTTCGTTATTCTCTCTTAATTCAAGTTTAACGATTTTTCAAACAATGTACACACGACATGCTTAGAAAAATAAGTAACAAATATAAGAATAAAGatcaaaaatgaagataaatTAAACAGTTCAACAAGGTGTTTGAAATGTTGTTATGATCCTAACGATTGTATCTacgatatatatatatatatatatatttatttatatgCTAATCTTGGAAGAAGTCTTATATCTGGGTCAGTTTCAAAGATAGATTAGGTTTGCCAGAGTCGTATTCAATTCTTAGCATCGCCCATACCAAGTCGACAAGCACAGATGCAATTGCCAAAGCATAAACTAATGAAATAGCATAGAAGAAGTTACTGTTACCTGATCCCAGTCCGACCCATAGATAATAAAATGTTGGGGACAAGATGATTGCATGGATAAATAAGAGCGTTGAAATAACTGGGTATCTTAAGTAGCCGAAAAGAGGTTTGAAAAATGGCACAAAGCTTAAGAAAAACCCACCATCACCCAAAGTTGGGTAGCCCTTAGTTAGTGTTAGCCACCCCAAACACAAAATGAATGCATATATAGGTTGTTCGTAGAATCTAATGGTGAATGGGGGAATGAATGAAACGACGAAAATATTGAATACTGatttgaagaagggaaTGAAAAACTCAAACATCTCAATGAAAAAGTACCACCACAAGCCTAAATTTGGAGTCATCTTGCTAAATGTTATCATAGCCCAATATGTGGATGTGACATAGTTCCAATTGCCATTGTTCAGCTCAAAACTGATCAATTGCAACAGAATAGAAATAAGTATGCTCTTCAGAACTACTCCGACGTAATTTGATCTACAAATACTGGCCAACGGAATCAGAAGTAAGTACGCATATGGAGATAAGTAACCAGCAAATGCGATAAATATCGCTGATAGCAatgacttcttttgtattgCAAACAATAACGACGAACAAATTGATAAATTGACGAAAAGAGACGTTGACTGCGAAACACACGAGAGTAAGACCATTGGGTTCAAAACATACAAGATACCAGGAATATAGCTATCCATTTTTAGCTGCCGACGATATATTCTCGCAATTATCATTAGTTGACACGCTATTAGTGTGTCCATAGCAGCAAATAAAACCGGAACTAGAAACTCCATTGGCTGTAAAAATGCCATAAAGGACACTAAAATTGGAGGGTGGTGCACAACACCGCCATTATAAACAGGTAATTGATGCCCCAACAAATAGGCACCCTCTTTCAATGATCTGTAACTGGTGACAGGTGTAGAAAACTCCACCGTCCTGTccaactgctgctgcaaagACGGAAAGAGGTACGACACAGCTAACCTAGATAAAAGG is from Kluyveromyces marxianus DMKU3-1042 DNA, complete genome, chromosome 2 and encodes:
- the MIL1 gene encoding Mil1p; translated protein: MAKGKEKDGEEDLGFALKELKITRRHKSVDIPQESPNVDVIETNNNIPELSNDTTSDKETGEPTSTELRRTETVEQSVKDEGVESGAESDSSLEWQPVTTIASYDIYDESGNLVLEGMTKPPNSVSVNEQNQPPQTPNSTFGYTKVDGEEQAQRSFMTNKRTDFLFNHKKLGGSNVSLPRSETKSTASTDLKLLSDDDEEDDEEEAIHTKDITTSEQLSVTKELLNEKEKFAYVASVTVLINDMCTWLVSIALSSNNVTSKKKLAKRLQVLQKNMGHWKSLILNRLYTHLDVDPEEIKMLSRLSNDGIELSDLCKCLKVVQRIQNPLPKAEEVPELKTESQSDKGIMNSENLDIDVAWTIICDLFLLLVQDSHYDARSRSLLIRFGELLNIEPIEICQFEKRIIDALELEQCTEDQVWDEKTHMDKRRKAVKRKKMCYIGLATLGGSLVLGLSGGLLAPVIGAGFAAGLSTIGITGAAGFLTGAGGTTVVAVSSTAIGAKIGTSAMQRRMGSVRTFEFRPLHNNRRLNLIISVSGWMNGNEDDVRLPFSTVDPINGDLYSLYWEPDMLRSTGQTMSILASEIVTQTIQQILGATVLTALMAAITLPNMLSKLGYLIDNPWNVSLDRAWAAGLVLADTLMAKNLGDRPITLVGFSLGSRVIYSCLVELAKHGAIGIVENVYLFGSPVVYKRDEMILARSVVSGRFINGYSNRDWILGYLFRATGGGLSTVAGISPIKNIPDIENVDCSEFVDGHMSYRKMMPKILKSVGISVLSEEFVEIDDPIDPEQVARERKLVAELESAQEKLSDQSNSKKKKHKWYSRSSWFKPPKNEWQQMYEQTLKDKTTESSEVGVNAEAKFNSSNEEPINDNDNDNDNDNDNDKLEKESSESAEIPQKNRDHSPNENINV
- the FRS1 gene encoding phenylalanine--tRNA ligase subunit beta — encoded protein: MPTISVNKKQLFELLGKNYTNEEFDELCFEFGVELDEDTTEEALKNGEEPELKIEIGANRYDLLCIEGIAQSLNEFLGRAETPEYKLSKPTTKLYIEEPTSQIRSYACAAILRNLTFTEANYASFISLQDKLHSNLCRNRTLVAIGTHDLDTIKGPFHYRAQKPTDIKFVPLNQTKEYNGAELIELYKQPEQKNNLGRFVHIIENSPVYPVIYDDNGVVCSLPPLINSEHSKITLDTKNVFIEVTATDRTKAEIVLEQIVAMFSRYCAEQFTVEPVEIVSEHNNESRITPNVKPRTMDVKVDYINSCLGLTLSPEEISKYLKKLSLKATPSAEDKNILHVDIPITRSDILHPCDIMEDAAIGYGYNSLPKGNQLSNANFVASPLPINKISDILRIASSQASWLEVLPLTLCSHDENFKNLRIEDDNTKAVKLANPKTLEYQVVRTSLLPGILKTVKENRKHSLPIKVFETGDIVLKDDKLERKAFNQRHWGAIYVGKTASFEIIQGLLGKIMQTFRTQWLPDYGANSTGRGYWIEKDESLKTYFPGRGAKIMFRHKEGEQAKEIGHIGVLHPEVMINFDIPYAGSYVELNAEAFL
- the SMX3 gene encoding mRNA splicing protein SMX3 encodes the protein MDSDEFKPINPKPFLHQLIDKDVIVSLKFNKMQYKGKLVSVDTYFNLQLTDAEEIVNDVSSGTVGDIFIRCNNVLYVGEDVEKSRKQDAAAVEDVSQNTSSEVEKTEV
- the RPL22A gene encoding 60S ribosomal protein eL22, with translation MAPNTARKQKITKTFTVDVSSPTENGVFDPASYAKFLIDHIKVDGHVGNLGQAITVEEDGSVVTVVSTTKFSGKYLKYLTKKYLKKNQLRDWIRFVSTKTNEYKLAFYQITPEEEEEDEE
- the GAB1 gene encoding GPI-anchor transamidase subunit GAB1; the encoded protein is MVSHEWEVIWVCLLSRLAVSYLFPSLQQQLDRTVEFSTPVTSYRSLKEGAYLLGHQLPVYNGGVVHHPPILVSFMAFLQPMEFLVPVLFAAMDTLIACQLMIIARIYRRQLKMDSYIPGILYVLNPMVLLSCVSQSTSLFVNLSICSSLLFAIQKKSLLSAIFIAFAGYLSPYAYLLLIPLASICRSNYVGVVLKSILISILLQLISFELNNGNWNYVTSTYWAMITFSKMTPNLGLWWYFFIEMFEFFIPFFKSVFNIFVVSFIPPFTIRFYEQPIYAFILCLGWLTLTKGYPTLGDGGFFLSFVPFFKPLFGYLRYPVISTLLFIHAIILSPTFYYLWVGLGSGNSNFFYAISLVYALAIASVLVDLVWAMLRIEYDSGKPNLSLKLTQI